The Oreochromis niloticus isolate F11D_XX unplaced genomic scaffold, O_niloticus_UMD_NMBU tig00002519_pilon, whole genome shotgun sequence DNA window CGTTGATGGAGAATCTTATTCTAACCTCTGAGACAGTAAAGATGGACGTTTATTGGACAGAGGTTTCACGCCAACCTCATGAACATTTCTGCTAAACTCTTCCATGCGTAATAATGGCCTAGTCATCCTCATCAACGGAATCCATTGAGGGGGTAGGAACAAATAAGTGAATACTTCTGCCcactccttttcaaacaaataatGGAATGATATTTTGTAATGATTGTGAAGGCACAcgtttgaaatgtttgaaataaaaatgaactgaactgaatccaGTTAACCCAGTCATTTTCTTCATCACTCTCTGCAATGACGTGCAAATGTCATAAACCCACATTTTCTTCACAATAGAACATAGAAATAAATGAgttgttaaaatgagaaaatggaccatttaagaaaaaaataatttatttaattaataacaagtatgtttgaatgcagagaggtctgttaacacatagtgagtgagaaaggtgactgaagaagaaattctaaatacatcatgggaatcccccccCCGCAGCCTACATgtactgcagcataactaagggaggattcaaggtcacctgatccagccctaactatatgctttagcaaaaaggaaagttctAAGCCTAAAAACTGTACAAAGGAAGCAAGGAAGAGACAAGGAGAGAGTTTAACGTGACACATTATTGATTCAGAGCTGGTATAAAGCCATGTCAATATCAGACATGACACAGCTCCATCATGATCAGTTATTTGTGTTCATGACTTCTATATATTGAGGCCTAATTACTGTATACTGAAATTCACAACCTGCCACAATGAGATAAGAATGGACAGATACCATCTCCTGGTCACCATCTAGTGCAGAACTGGGCATTGTATGTGCTGATTGTCCCGAACCGGCCAGTGTGAAGTCAATGAGAAAttaagatcaaatgtaaattataCATCATGCAGTTTGTCTCATTTCAGCCACTAAACAGTCTTTGATAAATTTCTGATCAGAAGATGGGACATTAGAAGAGTATGGTATAAACATCTGAACAGATAACATTTAAAGATGAGAAAGTtttgaaaatagaaaaatacaaaatatgagatACAAAACATAGAAAAAACTGATAGTAGAGAGCTGTATATTAATATGAATACAGCGCTGTTGTGCAGTGATTTTGAAAGGTTCTCCAACTAAACACTAAAGACTTCTGGTACTGAGCTGCTCTAAAGGACACAGAGCTCACACAGGGCAGCAGAACCGACCAGCAAACAGGATGTTCATGGTGGGGTTATGtctgatgaagaagaggaagggTGGTCTGCGATGAAGTATCTTAAATTGCCCCGTCTTATCTTGCCCGACTGAAGCTCACACCCACCTATAGCTTCAAAAGTAGCCTCAGTTGCCTTCTCGTGGACCTTCACAAAAGCCTTGTGGATGACTTTTGAAAGTACCAGATCTTTGTGCCCAGACATGCCTGTGACAGAGAAGTGAAAggagaacattttaaatgaacataatgctgcattttcattttttatctgagaggattttttttcaaattaaaatctgATAAGGCTAGGTGATGATATAGATCACCTGGTTGAGGTGACAACCAAAATACCAAAGGTGCTGCAGGAGCCGGGGTTTGACTGTTTCCAGACCATTTCCTGCATGCCATTCAACTCATCCTCTGCCTTTCTTCCTCTCAACTATTTTGTCAAAGTGTAATATCTCCAaaataaccatgaaaaaaaaacccttcataATGTCACTTTAACAGCCTGTCATTAGTGATTAGTATCAGAGAGTACAGCTGGTTTAGGCAGGATGAACCAGAACACCTCCCTGACTGTCTGTCAGTATTACAGTATTAAAAGTATCAGGACTGTCATGTAAAAGTCCACCAGTCCATTCAAAACCCAGCATCAAAGCTTAGATCCTGCTTTCAAAATCTCACAGTAGTATGATCAGCAAACAAGACTGTGGTGTGAATAAGGCACGGTGGGTCCAGGGATCAGTGTTTTGAGCCATCTTTATTGATTTGCATCACACCGCAACACACACCAACCCCTGAGTCCCCGTGTTTTTAACTCGGCGGGCGTGATTAGGGATGCCCTGCAGGTGTGTCCGCCCGCCCTGcacggcactgcagaccacgccccaccacaaAGACAAACAATCTCCTGAAATAAGCAGCTCCATGGTCTTTTGGAGAACTCTTTCACTGCTGGAGCATCTTTGCTCTACACTCTGTTCATAAACACCAACAAACTGCAACGTATGTCTCACCAGAGAAGTCACACTTTGTGTGATCAAAGACGTCCACCATGCTCATGCTGCTCAGGACTGTGTTCAGGTCATACGTCTCCTCCAGTGTAAACTGAGGCAGCCTCACATCAATGTAACATGTTTGCATCTTGCCTGGATGAGTCCAAGCCACAAACTTTTTATAGGTCAGCTCCTTCTCCAGCTGGGATGGAA harbors:
- the LOC112845035 gene encoding serpin B10-like isoform X2; translation: MQTCYIDVRLPQFTLEETYDLNTVLSSMSMVDVFDHTKCDFSGMSGHKDLVLSKVIHKAFVKVHEKATEATFEAIEIANIC
- the LOC112845035 gene encoding serpin B10-like isoform X1 encodes the protein MQTCYIDVRLPQFTLEETYDLNTVLSSMSMVDVFDHTKCDFSGMSGHKDLVLSKVIHKAFVKVHEKATEATFEAIGCPRRCGN